Proteins from one Armatimonadota bacterium genomic window:
- a CDS encoding PBP1A family penicillin-binding protein, translating to MRRSRRKKAVSPVRYFFRYLNAGVVVCCFAGTGFVLGAMQQLNHIMPQSDELWDYRPRLSTEIYSTEVHPDGTETHQLLAKVFDEDREPVELKDVPEELVQATIAIEDRRFYSHRGISPRDMLRAAWVDLRHQDVKQGASTITQQLVRNVWLSQERTWDRKVKEAVLALEMERKYSKDEIMEMYLNQVCYGHGAFGVKTAAKLYYRKAPKDLKLHEAAMLAGMPQWPVGYSPYRYPERCEQRRNAVLRAMAEEGFITEAERRKAAEVPIKQGLKPLQERGVVSLLAPHFTNWVLRELIREYGDETVYQGGMRVYTTLDTRLQKIAEKELTQQVERLRRSGAMKPGVHGGQGALACVEVKTGRVLAMVGGVGDYKQVQTNRAHPGPPGYGRQPGSSFKPYIWACAVENGYGPDSVFSAEPININGWSPKNYSPRQGGTYTLRNALRDSVNLVSVRLVLKLSVSKVVRFAARMLNIPRERLAPYPAIALGVSNLSPLEQALGYCAFANNGLRPTCRYVRRIEDQEGRVLVNYQPELERVIRSTTAQSMLSMLQTVVQSGTGTRARACGRPAGGKTGTTNSACDVWWVGFTPELCAAIWLGNERPSRLYGATGGGWAAPVWASFIKQASEILGCNGDFPQGPGATAVERGEPAKREGTRIEVCVETGLRAGPYCPAKRTVWIGRDEEMPGVCDVHTKPGGNQSLETEVVRPDTIGAGLVTRRICTSTGQLAGPGCPSTRTATFPAGEQPTSRCSLHGGGSGGEHARPQGNGESPAAVQPDRPEGGAGGGAAPPAAAAGPTTSPGPPADRPQGQADVPGPPGE from the coding sequence ATGCGTCGCAGTCGGAGAAAGAAGGCAGTCTCACCCGTCCGATACTTCTTCCGCTATCTCAATGCGGGGGTCGTTGTTTGCTGCTTCGCCGGGACGGGGTTCGTCCTGGGCGCTATGCAGCAACTCAACCACATCATGCCCCAGTCTGATGAGCTGTGGGACTACCGCCCCCGGCTTTCCACTGAGATTTACTCTACCGAGGTCCACCCCGACGGCACCGAGACCCACCAGTTGCTCGCCAAGGTGTTCGACGAAGATCGCGAGCCAGTGGAACTGAAAGATGTACCGGAGGAGTTGGTCCAGGCTACCATTGCCATTGAGGACCGGCGCTTCTACTCCCACCGGGGAATTAGCCCTCGGGACATGTTGCGCGCCGCCTGGGTCGACTTGCGCCACCAGGACGTCAAACAGGGCGCGAGCACCATCACTCAACAGCTTGTCCGCAACGTCTGGCTCAGCCAGGAACGCACCTGGGATCGCAAGGTCAAGGAAGCCGTTCTCGCCCTGGAGATGGAGCGCAAGTACTCCAAGGACGAGATCATGGAGATGTACCTGAACCAGGTCTGCTACGGTCACGGCGCCTTCGGCGTCAAGACCGCCGCCAAGCTCTACTACCGGAAGGCCCCAAAGGACCTGAAGTTGCATGAGGCAGCCATGCTCGCGGGAATGCCTCAATGGCCCGTAGGCTACTCCCCCTACCGTTACCCGGAACGCTGTGAGCAGCGCCGAAACGCGGTGCTCAGGGCTATGGCAGAGGAGGGCTTCATCACCGAAGCCGAGCGCAGAAAGGCCGCTGAAGTGCCCATCAAGCAGGGCCTCAAGCCTCTGCAGGAACGTGGTGTTGTTTCCCTGCTCGCGCCTCACTTCACCAACTGGGTCTTGCGCGAACTCATTCGCGAATACGGCGATGAGACCGTCTACCAGGGTGGGATGCGGGTCTACACCACGCTTGACACCCGCCTTCAGAAGATCGCCGAGAAGGAACTCACCCAGCAGGTCGAGCGCCTCCGGCGCAGCGGGGCCATGAAGCCCGGTGTTCACGGCGGACAGGGAGCGCTGGCCTGCGTGGAGGTCAAGACCGGGCGCGTGCTTGCTATGGTCGGCGGTGTCGGGGATTACAAGCAGGTCCAGACCAACCGTGCTCACCCCGGCCCGCCGGGATATGGCCGCCAACCCGGATCAAGCTTCAAGCCCTACATCTGGGCGTGCGCCGTGGAGAACGGTTACGGGCCGGACTCAGTCTTCAGCGCTGAGCCCATCAATATCAACGGCTGGTCGCCGAAGAACTACTCCCCCCGCCAGGGGGGCACATACACCCTTCGCAATGCCCTGCGCGACTCGGTCAACCTGGTCTCCGTGCGTCTGGTGCTGAAGCTGTCGGTCTCCAAGGTCGTTCGCTTCGCTGCGCGCATGCTCAACATCCCCCGGGAGCGCCTGGCCCCATACCCGGCTATCGCTCTCGGAGTATCCAATCTTAGCCCTCTCGAACAGGCCCTGGGCTACTGCGCTTTCGCCAATAACGGCTTGCGTCCGACCTGCCGCTACGTGCGCCGCATCGAAGACCAGGAAGGCCGCGTGCTGGTGAATTATCAGCCCGAGCTGGAGCGCGTCATCCGCTCCACTACCGCTCAAAGCATGCTGTCCATGCTTCAGACGGTGGTCCAGTCAGGCACAGGCACTCGCGCTCGAGCCTGTGGACGCCCTGCGGGTGGCAAGACCGGTACCACAAACAGCGCCTGCGATGTGTGGTGGGTCGGTTTCACTCCGGAACTGTGCGCCGCTATCTGGCTTGGGAACGAGCGACCTTCCCGTCTGTACGGCGCCACTGGAGGCGGTTGGGCAGCACCAGTGTGGGCTTCCTTCATCAAGCAGGCCAGCGAGATTCTGGGCTGCAACGGCGACTTCCCTCAGGGCCCTGGCGCCACTGCGGTTGAGCGGGGAGAGCCCGCCAAGCGCGAGGGCACCCGCATTGAGGTCTGTGTGGAGACTGGGCTTCGTGCCGGGCCCTACTGCCCGGCGAAGCGCACTGTCTGGATCGGGCGAGACGAGGAAATGCCCGGCGTCTGCGATGTGCACACAAAGCCCGGGGGCAATCAGTCCCTTGAGACTGAAGTGGTGCGACCGGACACCATCGGGGCCGGCTTGGTTACCCGGCGGATCTGCACCTCAACCGGGCAGCTGGCCGGTCCCGGTTGTCCGTCCACTCGCACCGCGACGTTCCCGGCGGGCGAACAGCCGACCAGCCGCTGCAGTCTTCACGGCGGGGGATCTGGTGGCGAACACGCACGGCCCCAGGGCAA